The DNA window GTCGGGTGCGGACCGTTCGGCAGCTACACCGACGACCCGTTCTCGACGTACATGACGCGGAGCCTCTAGCCCGCCGGAACCACCATCGCCACCGCGAAGGCCGAGACACCGTCGCCGGTTCCGGTGAAGCCCAGCCCGTCGGTCGTCGTCGCGCTCACCGAGACGGGAGCGCCGCCGAGCGCCCGCGACAGCACCCGCTCGGACTCGACCCGGCGGGCCGCCATGCGGGGACGGTTGGCCTGCACCTGCACCGACACGTTGCCCACCCGCCAGCCGGCCTCGGCCAGCAGCTCGACGGTACGGGCGAGGAAGACGGCTGCGTGCGCTCCGGCGTACTCCGGCTTGTCGGTGCCGAAGTGCGTGCCGATGTCGCCGATCCCCGCAGCGGCCAGCAGCGCGTCGACGATCGCGTGGGCGACCGCGTCGCCGTCGGAGTGCCCCGACAGCGGCTTCTCCCCCGGCCACTCGAGTCCGGCGAGCCAGAGCACGCCGTCACCGCCGAAGCCGTGCACGTCGGTCCCGACGCCGACACGCGGCAGAACCGGTGCGGACGATGAGGCGGACACCGGATGCTGCGCCACGAGCGCCCGCGCCCGCGCGAGGTCGTCGGGGCCGGTGATCTTGAAACCGAGCGGATCGCCCGCGACGGCCGCGATGCGGCCGGCAGTGCCGGCGACGTGCGCGGCGACGACTGCCGCGTCGTCGGTGTACTCGCGATCGGCGGCGAGGTACGCGGCATCCAGCACCGCACGGTCGAAGCCCTGCGGCGTCTGCGCAGCCGCCAGCTCCGCGCGGTCGACGGGACCGATGACGTACCCGTCGGCGACGCGCTTGATCGTGTCGACCACCGGAAGCACCGGCAGCGCACCGGGCGCACCCGCGCGCACCGCGTCGATCACGCGGGCGAACACGTCGGGCGGCGTGAGCGCACGGGCGGCGTCGTGGACGAGCACGATGTCGACTTCGGCCCAGACCGCGGCGAGACCCGCCGCCACCGACGCCTGACGCGTCGCCCCGCCGGTGACGACCCGGACGAGATCGGCGTGCTCGCCGGCAGCCGCGAGGGCGTCGGTGCGCGCCGCACCCTCGTAGCCCGCGGGGGCGACGACGACCACCTGCGCCGACGCCGCGGCGAACACGCCGTCGAGTGCGGTGCGGAGCACGGTGTGCTCATCGAGGCCGACGAACGCTTTCGGCGCACCGGCGCCGAGACGCGTTCCCGAGCCTGCCGCGACGACGATGACGGCCACGGAGGGCACGGGTTCCAGGTTCACGACTCCGAGGCTAGCGCTGAGCGCCGCCGCGGAGCGCGACGAGGGGGTGTCAGCTCGCGAGGACCTCGTCGAGGACGACACCGGCGCGGTCCTCGTCGGTCTTCTCGGCCAGAGCCAGTTCGGAGATGAGGATCTGGCGCGCCTTCGCGAGCATCCGCTTCTCACCCGCGGACAGGCCGCGGTCCTGATCGCGGCGCCAGAGGTCGCGGACGACCTCGCTGACCTTGATCACGTCGCCGGAGGCCAGCTTCTCGAGGTTCGCCTTGTATCGGCGCGACCAGTTGGTCGGCTCCTCGGTGAAGGGGGCGCGCAACACGTCGAAGACGCGCTCGAGACCTTCCTTGCCGATGACGTCTCTCACGCCGACGAGGTCGACGTTGTCGGCCGGGACCTCGATGGTCAGGTCGCCCTGAGTGACACGGAGCTTGAGGTAGATCTTCTCCTCGCCCCTGATCATCCGGGTCTTGACCTCGGAGATGGTGGCCGCGCCATGGTGCGGATAGACGACTGTTTCGCCAACCTCAAAAAGCATGCAGTTATGTCCTTTCGGCAACCACCAGGATACCACAGGCCGCATACGCTAAGGTTCGCCCGGTGCGCCCCGCGCGCGCCTGCGGGCGGGCCTCCACACCCCATAGACTGAGGGGCACAGCCGTCCGTTCTTTCTCTGGAGGACCCGTGAAATCGCGCCTCATCGCGTCCGTCGCCCTGGGGGCCGCCGTCCTTCTCGGATCGACCGGCTGCAGCCTGATCTCGCCGCAGGCGACGCTCATCCAGTACGCCCCCTCCGACGGTGTCGAGGTGATGGGCACGGGCGCCCTCAAGGTGCGCAACGTCCTCGTCGTCGCGAACGAGGCCGGCACCGCCGGCAACCTCGTGGCGGCCATCGTGAACGAGTCGGACGAGCCGCAGACGCTCGACATCGACGTCGACAACGGCACGATCACCGACTCCATCCGCGTCCCCGCGAACTCGACGGTCAGCCTCGGCACGGCCGAGGACGAGCCGCTCCTGCTCGAGGGCATCGACGCGCAGCCCGGTTCGCTGCTGCCGATCTACTTCACCTCCGGCGACCAGGGCTCGCTCGCCCAGGTGCCGGTGCTCGACAACACGCTCGAGTACCTGCGCGACCTCGCGCCGACCCCGACGCCCAGCGCCACCCGCTGACCCGCGCACGCGCTGACGGGCGCACGAGTCGGCCCGCACGCGCTGCCCCGCACGCACGCTGATCCGCACAGGGTCCGGCCCGCACGCATGCCGACCGGCGCACGCCGCCCGGCGCGCACGAGTCGGCCGCCGTTGCCTCAGCCCTCGAAGCGGTAGCCGAGCCCGCGCACGGTGACGAGCATCGTCGGCTCGCTCGGGTTGGTCTCGATGCGCGAGCGGATGCGCTTGATGTGCACGTCGAGCGTCTTGGTGTCGCCGAAGTAGTCGGTCCCCCACACGCGGTCGATGAGCTGGCCGCGGGTCAGCACGCGGCCGGCGTTGCGCATCAGCACCTCGAGCAGCTCGAACTCCTTGAGCGGCATCCCGATCTCGCGGCCGTCCACCGCGACGGTGTGCCGGTCGATGTCGACCGTCACGCGCCCGCCCGTGAGCACGCGCTCGTCGAGGTCGTTGTCCAGCTGCACGAGGCGGCGCAGCACCGCGCGCATGCGGGCGAGCAGCTCTCGCGCGGAGTACGGCTTGGTGACGTAGTCGTCGGCGCCCAGCTCGAGCCCCACGACGATGTCGACCTCGGAGTCCTTCGCCGTCAGCATGATGATCGGCACGGCCGAGGCGACGCGGATCTGCCGGCACACCTCGGTACCCGGCATCCCGGGCAGCATGAGGTCGAGCAGCACGATGTCGGCACCGCGCTCGCGGAACGCGGTGAGGGCGGACGGGCCGTCCTCGGCGATCTCGACGTCGTAGCCCTCGCGGCGCAGCAGGTAGGCGAGCGGGTCGGCCAGATCCGGCTCGTCCTCGACGATCAGGACGCGGGTCATGGGGTGTCTCCGTTCGGGACGTCGGTTCCGGATGCCGCGGGTGCGGTCACCGGAGTGCGGGCGGCCTTGGCGGCCACCGGCTTCTTCTTGCGCGTGGGCTTCTTCGGACGTGACTGGTCTTCGGGCGCCTCGACGAGGGGCAGTCGGATGGTGAAGGTGGAACCGCGTCCCGGGCGCGACCAGAGCCGCACCTCTCCCCCGTGCCGCTGCACGGCGTACTTGACGATCGACAGGCCGAGCCCCGTGCCGCCGGTGCGTCGCGAGCGCGCCTGATCGGCGCGGTAGAACCGCTCGAAGATGCGCTGCTGATCGGCCTCGGAGATGCCGATGCCGCGGTCGGTCACGGCGATCTCGACGACGTCGCCGACGGCCCGCACGCCGATGCCGACGCTCGAGCCGGCCGGCGAGTACGCGATGGCGTTCGCCAGCAGATTGCCGACCGCTTCGCTGAGCACCTGCATGTCGCCCTGCACGTACAGGCGACGGTCGCCGCCGCGCTGCACCTCGACGCGCGCGGAGTCGGCCTGCAGCGCATGGGCGTCCATCGCGGAGGCGACGACCTCGTCGACGGAGACGCGGCGGTTCTCGTTGAGCTCGTCGGCGGCCTGCAGTCGGGACAGGCTCATGATGCGGGAGGTGAGGCCCGCGAGGCGGTTGGCCTCCGCGCCGAGACGGACGGCGAAATGGCGCACCTGGTCGGGGTCGTCGGCGGCGGACTCGATCGCCTCGGCGAGGAGCAGGACCGCGCCGACGGGGGTCTTCAGCTCGTGGGAGGTGTTGGCGACGAAGTCGCGGCGCATCTCCTCCACCCGCTCGCGCTCGGTGATGTCGCGGAAGATCAGGAGCGTGAGGCGCTCGGAGATGCGGGTCGCGCGGGCGGCGACGAGCCGCGGCTCGGCCGGCGCGGCTCCGCGTCGCAGACGCATGGTCTCCGTGGCGGCCAGGTGCCCGCCACGCGCCGAACGCGCCAGCGCGCGCAGCTCGTCGCTGCGCAGAGCCTCGCCCTCCAGCATCCCGAACGCACCGGCCTGCGCCGATGCGGCCAGCACGGTGCCCGAGGTGTCGACGACGACGGCGCCGTCATCCATGCTGTGCAGCACCTCGCGCACGCCGTCGGGGATCTCCAGCGAGGTGGCGACGCGCAGGCGGTCGCGGGCCCGCAGAGCGAGGACGACGACGGCCGACACGAATGCCCCGAACGCGGCGCCGACGAGAAGGGCGAGCAGCAGGAGCTGCATCGTATCCATCCCTCCACAGTAATCCGCGGAGCGGGCCGCCCACGGCTCGGACGGCCCGCACGCGGGAGGACCCGGGTACTATTCACCGCGGCGGCACCAGCCGTTAACCTTCGCTGGCGATGATCGCCCCGGCGAGAATCGTCGTCGCGGCATGCCCGGAAACGCCGCGGATCAGGAGAGGTGCTCAGATGCGCGAAGTATTCCACCAGTCACTCGAGGACGTTCAGGCTCGGCTCGTCGAGATCTCCGAGCTCGTCACCATCGCCATCGACAAGGCCACCCGCGCCTTCGGCAGCAGCGACATCTCCCTCGCCGAGGAGGTCATCGAGGCCGACAGCATCATCGACGACAAGGCCATCGCCCTCGACGAGCTGGCCATCGAGATCCTCGCCCGCCAGCAGCCCGTCGCCCGCGACCTGCGGATCGTCGTGACGGCTCTTCGCGTGAGCGCATCGCTGGAGCGCATGGGCGACATCGCCGAGCACATCGCGCAGCTGACCCGCATGCGCTTCCCCGAGCGCGCGATCCCCAAGGGTCTGAAGTCGACCTTCACCCGCATGGGCGAGCTCGACGTCGAGGTCGCGCGCACGCTGACCGAGCTGCTGCGCAACGA is part of the Microbacterium lemovicicum genome and encodes:
- the ispD gene encoding 2-C-methyl-D-erythritol 4-phosphate cytidylyltransferase yields the protein MNLEPVPSVAVIVVAAGSGTRLGAGAPKAFVGLDEHTVLRTALDGVFAAASAQVVVVAPAGYEGAARTDALAAAGEHADLVRVVTGGATRQASVAAGLAAVWAEVDIVLVHDAARALTPPDVFARVIDAVRAGAPGALPVLPVVDTIKRVADGYVIGPVDRAELAAAQTPQGFDRAVLDAAYLAADREYTDDAAVVAAHVAGTAGRIAAVAGDPLGFKITGPDDLARARALVAQHPVSASSSAPVLPRVGVGTDVHGFGGDGVLWLAGLEWPGEKPLSGHSDGDAVAHAIVDALLAAAGIGDIGTHFGTDKPEYAGAHAAVFLARTVELLAEAGWRVGNVSVQVQANRPRMAARRVESERVLSRALGGAPVSVSATTTDGLGFTGTGDGVSAFAVAMVVPAG
- a CDS encoding CarD family transcriptional regulator produces the protein MLFEVGETVVYPHHGAATISEVKTRMIRGEEKIYLKLRVTQGDLTIEVPADNVDLVGVRDVIGKEGLERVFDVLRAPFTEEPTNWSRRYKANLEKLASGDVIKVSEVVRDLWRRDQDRGLSAGEKRMLAKARQILISELALAEKTDEDRAGVVLDEVLAS
- a CDS encoding DNA modification methylase, which produces MKSRLIASVALGAAVLLGSTGCSLISPQATLIQYAPSDGVEVMGTGALKVRNVLVVANEAGTAGNLVAAIVNESDEPQTLDIDVDNGTITDSIRVPANSTVSLGTAEDEPLLLEGIDAQPGSLLPIYFTSGDQGSLAQVPVLDNTLEYLRDLAPTPTPSATR
- a CDS encoding response regulator transcription factor codes for the protein MTRVLIVEDEPDLADPLAYLLRREGYDVEIAEDGPSALTAFRERGADIVLLDLMLPGMPGTEVCRQIRVASAVPIIMLTAKDSEVDIVVGLELGADDYVTKPYSARELLARMRAVLRRLVQLDNDLDERVLTGGRVTVDIDRHTVAVDGREIGMPLKEFELLEVLMRNAGRVLTRGQLIDRVWGTDYFGDTKTLDVHIKRIRSRIETNPSEPTMLVTVRGLGYRFEG
- a CDS encoding sensor histidine kinase, which codes for MDTMQLLLLALLVGAAFGAFVSAVVVLALRARDRLRVATSLEIPDGVREVLHSMDDGAVVVDTSGTVLAASAQAGAFGMLEGEALRSDELRALARSARGGHLAATETMRLRRGAAPAEPRLVAARATRISERLTLLIFRDITERERVEEMRRDFVANTSHELKTPVGAVLLLAEAIESAADDPDQVRHFAVRLGAEANRLAGLTSRIMSLSRLQAADELNENRRVSVDEVVASAMDAHALQADSARVEVQRGGDRRLYVQGDMQVLSEAVGNLLANAIAYSPAGSSVGIGVRAVGDVVEIAVTDRGIGISEADQQRIFERFYRADQARSRRTGGTGLGLSIVKYAVQRHGGEVRLWSRPGRGSTFTIRLPLVEAPEDQSRPKKPTRKKKPVAAKAARTPVTAPAASGTDVPNGDTP
- the phoU gene encoding phosphate signaling complex protein PhoU, with product MREVFHQSLEDVQARLVEISELVTIAIDKATRAFGSSDISLAEEVIEADSIIDDKAIALDELAIEILARQQPVARDLRIVVTALRVSASLERMGDIAEHIAQLTRMRFPERAIPKGLKSTFTRMGELDVEVARTLTELLRNEDLSLAELLRNSDDAIDELHISVFEKVLSDSWTGEPSATVDATLASRYLERFADHAVSVSKKVVYLATGDWAQDTDSESVPATV